From the Gammaproteobacteria bacterium genome, the window CCGCCAGGGCCGGCGCGCCCAGTTCCCTCAGGGTGACCGCCCAGGGGAAGAAGAATGCGAACTCCAGGTCGAAGATGATAAAGACGATGGCCACCAGGTAATAACGCACGTCGAAGGGGATGCGCGCGTCCTCGAAGGCCTCGAAGCCGCATTCGTAGGGGGACTGCTTCTCGGCGTCCCCGCGGCGCGGCCCTGCGAAGCAGCCCACCGCCAGCATGGCGCAACCCATGGCCAGGGCGACCGTGATAAACAGCAGAATGGCGAAGTAGTCCGCAAACACCGCTATTCCCTACCGTTCACTCCATCGTGTCTTGTGCGCCGCGTCCCGTGCCTTCGGGCGTCCCGTTCGGGGCCGCCGGGACGGCGCGTAATTCCCGGATTATACCGCCAAGGCGGCCATACTTACAGCCCGGGCGGAGCGCCGCCGTCTATGGCGCTGGGAATGGGGGCGCCGGGAATGGGGGCGCCAGGGATGGGGGCGGATGAGGCGGGGAGCGGAAAGCGGTTCTCTCTATAATCTGCCATGGATTCCTGATTTCCAG encodes:
- the ndhC gene encoding NADH-quinone oxidoreductase subunit A; amino-acid sequence: MGCAMLAVGCFAGPRRGDAEKQSPYECGFEAFEDARIPFDVRYYLVAIVFIIFDLEFAFFFPWAVTLRELGAPALAAMLLFLAVLLVGFIYEWRKGALEWE